The Methanothermobacter sp. genome includes a window with the following:
- the tmk gene encoding dTMP kinase produces the protein MYICFEGIDGSGKTTHSVLTAEWLRENGYRVFNVREPTDSRIGGIIREMLSSPDARTPDGQRMLALLFAADRLTLRGKIEGEWSGSVVVSDRCYYSSMVYQEPAEWVSEINRFAPQPDIVILLDLDVELAMERCGGTDEFEDPSFLSRVRERYLELADKNEFYIVDAGRGLNIIQRDIRRIIAPHLGICSDGIR, from the coding sequence ATGTACATATGCTTTGAGGGAATTGATGGGTCAGGTAAGACGACACATTCCGTCCTCACCGCGGAGTGGCTCAGGGAAAACGGATACAGGGTCTTTAATGTTAGGGAACCAACAGACTCCAGGATAGGGGGCATCATAAGGGAGATGCTCTCCAGTCCCGATGCTAGGACCCCTGATGGGCAGAGGATGCTGGCACTACTCTTTGCTGCGGACCGCCTGACCCTCAGGGGCAAAATAGAGGGGGAATGGAGTGGAAGTGTTGTGGTGAGCGACAGGTGTTACTATTCCAGCATGGTTTACCAGGAACCTGCTGAATGGGTTTCTGAGATAAACAGGTTTGCACCACAGCCTGATATAGTTATACTACTTGACCTTGATGTTGAACTGGCAATGGAGAGATGTGGCGGTACCGATGAATTCGAGGATCCCTCATTTCTTTCACGTGTCAGGGAGAGGTACCTTGAACTCGCCGATAAAAATGAATTTTACATTGTTGATGCAGGGAGGGGGCTCAACATCATCCAGAGAGATATAAGGAGGATAATCGCCCCCCACCTTGGAATATGCTCTGATGGGATAAGATAA
- a CDS encoding GAF domain-containing protein: MSKAKVMVVEDESIVAIDISQRLESLGYQVTATVSTGEKAVEMAEKTRPDIILMDIVLKGDMDGIEAAEEITRRMKVPIIYITAYSDEETLKRAKITGPFGYIIKPFEDRELHSVIEVALHKHQLERRLAENDELFRAILSSIRDILFTADSDERLTMISPGPLAEYGLDADEVQGKKVSEVFGDRIHSEMIERALNGETVSYEWVWEPMDNSHFETTLSPLRDFEGNIKGVVGVHRDVTEKELARRALERETAINKSLAEISKKLLSPMSLEEISASIIERAKKLTGSRYCMAGFFESDGSLRNYFPSEEVGEECHVDAESTEMGGLWNLVLRKREPVLVNDPPSHPESTGVPEGHIEIRNFLACPALLNDELVGILAVSGKDGDYDERDLEVMERLADIYAIAIHRKIEEDRVRASEERNRALVQKFLKIVTEVLEEIK, from the coding sequence ATGTCAAAAGCCAAGGTCATGGTGGTTGAGGATGAGAGCATAGTTGCCATTGATATAAGCCAGCGCCTTGAATCCCTGGGTTACCAGGTTACAGCCACAGTTTCCACCGGTGAAAAGGCCGTTGAAATGGCTGAAAAAACAAGGCCAGACATCATACTGATGGATATTGTCCTCAAGGGGGACATGGATGGTATAGAGGCTGCTGAGGAGATAACCAGAAGGATGAAGGTTCCAATAATCTATATAACCGCCTATTCAGACGAAGAAACCCTCAAAAGGGCCAAGATAACAGGGCCCTTTGGATACATAATAAAGCCCTTTGAGGACCGGGAACTCCACAGCGTCATAGAGGTCGCCCTCCACAAACACCAGCTTGAGAGGCGGCTTGCAGAGAACGATGAACTCTTCAGGGCCATACTCTCATCAATAAGGGATATACTGTTCACTGCCGACAGTGATGAAAGGTTAACCATGATATCACCCGGACCGCTTGCAGAATACGGCCTTGATGCAGATGAAGTTCAGGGTAAAAAGGTCAGCGAGGTTTTCGGTGACAGGATTCACAGCGAAATGATTGAAAGGGCACTCAATGGGGAAACAGTTAGCTATGAGTGGGTCTGGGAGCCCATGGATAACTCTCATTTTGAAACAACCCTATCCCCCCTCCGTGACTTTGAGGGCAATATAAAGGGGGTTGTGGGTGTCCACAGGGATGTCACCGAAAAGGAACTTGCAAGAAGGGCGCTTGAAAGGGAGACTGCCATAAACAAAAGCCTTGCAGAGATATCAAAGAAACTCCTATCACCAATGTCACTCGAGGAGATATCTGCGAGCATAATTGAAAGGGCTAAAAAACTGACAGGCAGCAGATACTGCATGGCTGGCTTCTTTGAATCAGATGGTAGCCTGAGGAATTACTTCCCATCAGAGGAGGTGGGGGAGGAGTGTCATGTGGACGCTGAATCCACTGAAATGGGTGGTCTCTGGAATCTTGTGCTCAGGAAAAGGGAACCGGTTCTTGTAAATGACCCCCCCTCACACCCTGAATCCACTGGGGTTCCTGAGGGCCACATTGAAATAAGGAACTTTCTGGCATGCCCCGCGCTGCTCAATGATGAGCTTGTGGGAATACTGGCAGTTTCAGGAAAGGATGGGGACTACGATGAAAGGGATCTTGAGGTAATGGAGCGCCTTGCAGATATATATGCAATCGCGATTCACAGAAAAATTGAAGAGGACCGTGTCAGGGCCAGTGAGGAGAGGAACAGGGCCCTTGTACAGAAATTCCTCAAGATAGTTACCGAGGTCCTTGAGGAGATAAAATAA